The bacterium DNA window AACGAATGCCAAGGAGTATGACCAGTGGACGCTGCAAGACTTGAATGGTGACGGCGTGGTGGACGACGCGGATCGTCGGTTGGCGGACGATGACGGTGACGGCCGCATGGATGAGGAAGCCCTGAACTGGGCGGACGATGACGGCGATGGCCGCATTGATGAAGACCTGCAATCCTACACCTACAACCCCGCCAATCACATTCGCGCGGACATCATCCGCGACCAACAGCTTTATGCCACGCTGAATCACACCTTGAGCGCCAAGACCTTCTACACGCTGCGGCTCGGCCTCTATGACGCGCAGCGGACGCTGGCCGGCGGCGGCAACGCGGCCAACGAGTACGGACTCGCCTCTGAGCCGTATACAGATATGCCCGAGGCCGACGGATTGCCGAACGGACGTTATGATATTGGCGAACCGTTTACCGATCAGGACGGCGACGGCATGTGGGATTACAACAATCCCGGCAACGCCTATCCCAGCGTGAACGGTTTCCACATCGCGGGCGACGGCCTTGCCGGCAATTCGCAACAGCTTGTTCCAGACTGGGCGAATTTTGATTCCAAGACCTACACATTCAAGTGGGACATGACCTCGCAGGTTCATCCACGCCATCAGGCGAAACTGGGCCTCGAATACAACTACTACAACGTTGCCGCGGAAGATCGCCCCTATCCCACGATTGACAACGGCGGCCTCGGCATCTACACCGACGTATACCGCTACTACCCGTCCGCCGGTGCGCTCTATTTGCAGGACAAGATGGAGTATCGTGACATCATCATCAATGCCGGCCTGCGTTTCGACTACTGGCGCATCGGCGGCGAGACGATTCGCGCGTCCAAGGCCGACGATCCGCTGACGGCCAACTACATTGACTATGATACGCCGAGCGAGAACGGCGATATGTATGTTTCGCCTCGTCTCGGGATCGCGTACAGCGTGACCGACCGTGACGTTTTTCACTTCAACTACGGCTATTTCTATCAGCGCGGCCGGCAGGATTACTACTTCACCGGAGTGAATCAGTTGCAGACGGGCGGCACGCCGGTTGTGGGCAACCCGACGCTAGAACCTTCTAAGACCATTGCGTACGAATTAGGCGTGCGGCACCAGTTCAGCGGCGATTTCCTGCTCGACGTTTCGACCTACTACAAGGACATCAAGAATTGGATTCAGACGGCGTCTCAGAACGAGCTGTTTTTCAATTTGGGTATTCCGTTGTCCAGCCGCCAGAATGCCGCCATCTACTACAACGCGGATTACGCCTCGGTGCGCGGCTTTGAGTTCAATATCACCAAAGACTACGGCTCGTATCTATCCGGCCGTCTAACGTATACACTGGCGTGGGCGAGCGGCAAGAACTCTTATGACATCGGTTCGGACGTGACGCGCTCGAACTACGTTGTCCCGGCGGGCGAAACGCCGCTGGCCTGGGACCGCCGTCACCAGATCGTGTTTAACCTGGGAACGAATTACCCGCTGAAGGGCAAGCCCTTCACGCAGGAGTGGCTGCGCACGGGTTGGACGCTCAATCTGTTGACGCAAGTGCTGTCCGGCCTGCCCTACACACCGACTCAGGTGAACGGCAGCAATGTCGAAGGTCAGGAGTTTGCCGATAACTCTCCGTGGACGTACACGACGGACGTGAATGTCAGTCGCCACTTCCGCATGGGCCAACTCGACTGGCAGGCGCTGTTTGAAGTGCGCAATCTCTTCAATACGGCCAATATCCTCGGCTGGGATCGCAACCAGGCGACTCTTGACACCTATTATGACGGTCAACCCGGCTATAACAACGACAACACCAGTCCGAATTACGGGATCAACCCGCAGTCGGGTCCGAATCCGGATGCGTGGGACAGCCCGCGGCAGGTGCGCGTTGGTCTGGCGGTTAACTTCTAATCCGGAGCACCGCCCATGAAAATTTACACACGAATTCCCCTTTTTCTGCTTGTCGCGCTGCTTGTTTTGCAGCCGGCGGCGGAGGCGCGCCACGCTACCGCGCCGCGTGGCCCCGTGCGCACTCTGAACGATGCCGATCCGAGCGCGCGGCCTGATGTGATTGGACATGACATCGGCAATGTGCGCTTTACCATCGCCAACTATGGTGAGGCGGGCAACCCGAACAACTTGCCCGGATTTGCGGGCATGGAATTTCCGATCAATAGCGGCAACGACTTTTTGTTTTCGGCCGGCGTCTGGATTGGCGCGATCGCCGGTGGCAATCGGCTCGTGTCCACGGCCACCGACGGCGACAATGGAACCGGCGAGTTCTACCCCAAGAACATTCTTGCCGTTCCCTTTGCCAATACCACGACAGAACCTGATTGGTACCTGACATCAAAGACTCTCACGAGTTTTGGCGACCGTTTTATGGTTTACGGCGCCAAGGACATTGACGATGACGGAGACTGGGATGGTACGGCGGATGACTTCGACGGTAACGGTCGCGCATCCAAGAACTACGACGGCGGCCGCGGTCTCATCGGCTTCGACGACGACGACGACGGTTCGATTGACGAAGAAATCGTCAACAATCAGGATGACGACGGCGATACCGAGATTGACGAAGATACTGACGGCAGCGGCGACAGCAACTTTGATGGTAACTGCAACTACGATCCCGAACCGCACATTGACGAAGATCCGGCGGGGGACATGGCCCGCGACTTCGTGGACAACGATGCGGACGGTCAAGTGGACGCAGAAGATGCGGATAACGACGGCGACTGTTGTCCGGGCTTCTTCGACGATGACGGCGACGGGGCCGACGACGAAGACGGCAACGCACGCGGTGTTCAAGAATACTACGCGGTGTTTACGGACGATATTCAGGACGATTTCGTGTCCAGTCCGGACGTAGACGGCCACACGCCGTTGGGCATCGTGGTGACGCAGCGCACGTACGCGTTCCCCGAGGCTTACGCCGGTGACTTCATTCTGTTGGATTACCGCATACGCAATGTCAGCCCGCTGCCGCTGCGCAATGTGTTTATCGCCATGTTTGCCGACCCGGACATCGCAGCTCAGGGAGAGCCCAGCGACGCCGCGTCGTTAGACGACTTCAACTACTACGATCCCGATCGGCTGATGGCCGTGCAGTTTGACGACTATGAAGACGATGACGGCTCGGGCCCGGGCGTTTTCGCAATGCGGGTGGTCAAATCTCCCGTGGCTCTCGATCAGCTTCGCGTTACGTTCCGTAACTTCGACCGTGGTTCGGGCGGTGACCCGGTAACCAATGCCGACAAGTACGACATGATGGCATCCGGCGATATCAACCCGCTGAGCCCGGAGGCCGGCGACTGGCGCATGCTGATCTCCTTCGGCGCGGAGGCCAGCGACGGCTTCACGATTCGCCCCGGCGAGACGCTGCCGATCACAGTGGCCTATATTGCGGGCGATGACACTGCGGACATCGGCGTCAATGCTGAATGGGCGTTGGCGATGTATCTGAATGACTTCCAGGGACCGTCGTCACCAGATGCCCCGGAATACACGGTGGATGTTTACGAGGACCGTGTTCGTCTGCGCTGGAGTCCCAACGCCGAACTATCGGTGGACGCCATCACGGGCGACTCCGATTTCGAAGGTTATCGTGTGGAGCGACGCACCGGTCAGCTTGATTGGCAGCGGCTGGTGGAGTATGACGTAATTGACACGCTTCCCGGCGAGTTCGAGTGGCAGAACTTCAACTATGGCATGCCGCCCGATACGATTCACTACGAAGATGGCTCGTTTGAGTACGTCTATTGGGACACCGGTCTGATTCCGGGCCAATCGTACGAGT harbors:
- a CDS encoding TonB-dependent receptor — encoded protein: MVKWKKIVCTLLCFLACAGSLWAQGVGKLSGTITDAATGSGIPAANIMIEGTARGTASDVDGEFFILNLPIGEYTVRVTTIGFETQVIAGVVIASEQTTELSVKLSESVLEGKEVIVIAERDVIKRDVANTVRSVDSREIGELPVTQFSDALARQAGVVGSGTNLHIRGGRRDEILFLVDGLAVRDPQFQRRYMQVPKSAIGEMQVLTAGFSAEYGEAQSAVVNLVTRDGEPKYSGHIEHVLDVDGFGGGTFSTDDLLQESNLDVPVDELKSLPHQQADRKQGYQDYDYTEVSLSGPEPITDRLLPRLGVEVPGRLSMFASGTFWSRNANEFGTLVGGDTWFKPQVFDWFGADVRKGEAYNNTNVKLTWNSEKSYKLSAGWVNNQERVNPYWFRLSERFPYDFPLAEQTLGMHALASTQGYATNAKEYDQWTLQDLNGDGVVDDADRRLADDDGDGRMDEEALNWADDDGDGRIDEDLQSYTYNPANHIRADIIRDQQLYATLNHTLSAKTFYTLRLGLYDAQRTLAGGGNAANEYGLASEPYTDMPEADGLPNGRYDIGEPFTDQDGDGMWDYNNPGNAYPSVNGFHIAGDGLAGNSQQLVPDWANFDSKTYTFKWDMTSQVHPRHQAKLGLEYNYYNVAAEDRPYPTIDNGGLGIYTDVYRYYPSAGALYLQDKMEYRDIIINAGLRFDYWRIGGETIRASKADDPLTANYIDYDTPSENGDMYVSPRLGIAYSVTDRDVFHFNYGYFYQRGRQDYYFTGVNQLQTGGTPVVGNPTLEPSKTIAYELGVRHQFSGDFLLDVSTYYKDIKNWIQTASQNELFFNLGIPLSSRQNAAIYYNADYASVRGFEFNITKDYGSYLSGRLTYTLAWASGKNSYDIGSDVTRSNYVVPAGETPLAWDRRHQIVFNLGTNYPLKGKPFTQEWLRTGWTLNLLTQVLSGLPYTPTQVNGSNVEGQEFADNSPWTYTTDVNVSRHFRMGQLDWQALFEVRNLFNTANILGWDRNQATLDTYYDGQPGYNNDNTSPNYGINPQSGPNPDAWDSPRQVRVGLAVNF